GTAGGTTATCAAACCCTTTTCCTGGGAATACTGCGTGTGAGTGACCAAATGCAATTGCATCGATTCCTTCAACTTCTGATAGGTAGTAAGTTGAGTTTTCTGCGCCAACTTTGTGTGGATCCATTGATACACCAGAGTGTGGGATCGCCACAATCACGTCAGCACCTTCCGCTTTCATTTGCGGAACAAGTTTTTCTGCCGTCTCTTTGATGTCTTTTGCGAACACTTTACCTTCTAGGTTTTTCTTATCCCAAACCATGATTTGTGGTGGTACAAAACCGATGTAACCCACTTTGATCTGGTGTTCTGCGCCATCAGCGTCAGTAAAGGTATGTGTTTTGATAATGTATGGTTTGAAGTAATGTTCGCCAGTTTTTTGATCGAACACGTTCGCACTGATGTATGGGAAATCAGCGTCGTTCAACGTTTCGGCGAGAAACTCTAAACCGTAGTTGAATTCGTGGTTACCAATGTTACCCACATCATAGTTCAGTTGGTTCATTGCTTTGTAAACCGGGTGAACTTCGCCCACTTCAATGCCTTTATCCGCCATGTAGTCACCCATTGGGCTACCTTGGATTAAGTCACCGTTATCAACTAATACGCTGTTCTCGACTTCAGCACGAGCTTGTTTCACGAGAGTAGCGGTGCGAGTTAAACCAATCTTTTGCGACGGACTGTCTTTGTAGTAGTCGTAATCCATCACGTTAGTGTGGATATCGGTGGTTTCGATGATACGTAGTTTAATCGTATCAGCCATTGCAGGGCCTGCCATGGTAAGCATGCCGCCTAGTACAGCGAGGGTTAAGGGTTTCACTGCCACTTTCATGTTATTTAGCTCCGATAGCGTTAATTTTAACGAGCGTAATGTAGCAAAATGCTATGCAACAATAATTTGGACGCATGTCAAATTGTGATATTGCTCTGTTACTAATTACTGTATTGCTTATGTATTCGCATATTTGCTGAATCTTTGTGCAACATTTGCTAGTGCCCTTAGCAGTTATTGGTATAAAAAATGAAATTTTAGAATTTCAGGTAATATGCCTAGAAGGCCATAATGGATTCATTCACATGGAAGGAATCCCAAATGGCGAGCAAGGACACGGTTTCTCAGTTTCCACTGAAACACCTACACAACAAACATCATGATACACATCGCCCTAGTTTAATGACCAAAAGTCAACTGCACGCAGGTGAGGTTGCTTTAGTTGGTGCAGGACCAGGAGACGCAGAGCTGCTCACGGTTAAAGCGTTAAGTTTTATCCAGCAAGCGGATGTCGTGCTCTATGACTATCTTGTCTCTGATGACATTTTAGCTCTTATTCCTAATCACACCATTCTGGTTTGTGTTGGCAAGCGCGCCGGACATCACAGTGTGCCGCAAGAAAAAACCAATCAATTGCTGGTCGATTTTGCCAAGCAAGGTCACAAAGTCGTGCGGATTAAGGGCGGCGATCCGTTTGTCTTTGGTCGCGGAGGTGAGGAGTTAGAAGTGTTGGCAGAGGCAGGTGTGCGCTTTCAAGTGATTCCTGGCATTACTGCTGCTGCAGGCGCGACAGCTTATGCGGGGATTCCATTGACTCACCGAGATTACGCCCAAACGGCGATGTTTATTACCGGCCATTTAAAAGCGGAAAGCGACGATATGGACTGGTCTACGCTGGCGCGTGGTAATCAAACCCTAGTTATCTATATGGGGTTGATGAAGTCAGATTATATCCAGCAGCAATTGGTTAGCCATGGGCGTAATGCCTCAACACCGATCGCGATTATTGAACGCGGTACTCAAAGTTGTCAGAAAGTATTTAAAGGCCAGCTCTCGGAGCTGGCGACGTTAGCGCAAGATGCCCAATCACCATCACTTATTGTGATCGGTGAAGTGGTGGCGCTGGCGGAGAAATTACAGTGGTTTAATCAAGATGATGTCACCACGTTAGAGAAAAAAGTCACGCAACGTCACTACGCATAAAGATTAAAGACTAGCTGAAATGCTCGTTAGAGCCGCAAAGGAAGCACCAACATGGACCAAGAACGTTTAACTCACCTTAAACAGTTAGAAGCCGAGAGCATTCACATTATTCGTGAAGTCGCGGCAGAGTTTGATAACCCGGTGATGATGTACTCAATCGGGAAAGACTCGTCGGTAATGTTGCATTTAGCAAGGAAAGCATTTTACCCAGGCAAAATCCCTTTCCCACTGTTACATGTTGATACCGACTGGAAATTTAAACAGATGATCGAGTTCCGCGATAAGACTGCGGAAAAATACGGATTTGAGCTTTTGGTTCATAAGAACCCAGAAGGTCTCGCAATGGGATGTAGTCCATTTGTCCATGGTTCGTCTAAGCACACCGATATCATGAAGACTCAGGGGCTAAAACAGGCGCTGGATAAATACGGTTTTGATGCTGCATTTGGTGGTGCGCGTCGAGATGAAGAAAAATCGAGAGCCAAAGAGCGCGTTTACTCATTCCGTGACAAAAACCATACGTGGGATCCGAAAAACCAGCGTCCTGAGTTATGGAAAACCTATAACGGTCAGATCAACAAAGGGGAAAGTATTCGTGTCTTCCCGCTATCAAACTGGACTGAGCTCGATATCTGGCAATACATCTACCTAGAAAACATCGAAATTGTACCGCTTTACCTTGCTGCTAAGCGTCCGGTGGTTGAGCGTGATGGCATGCTGATCATGGTCGATGATGATCGAATGGAGCTTCAGGCAGGTGAAGTGATTGAAGAGAAAAGCGTTCGGTTTAGAACCTTGGGTTGTTATCCATTGACTGGAGCAATTGAGTCAGAGGCGAATACGCTCACAGGGATTATCGAAGAGATGTTGGTGGCGACCTCAAGTGAGCGTCAAGGTAGAGCGATCGATCACGATCAGTCTGGATCGATGGAGCTGAAAAAGCGCCAAGGCTACTTCTAAGGATTGAGGACAAACAAGATGAACAGTGCAGTAGAAGCTCAACTCGCGGAGTTAGGGATCGAAGGATACCTAAAACAACACCAATACAAGTCATTACTTAGATTTCTGACATGTGGCTCAGTCGATGATGGCAAGAGTACGTTGATCGGCCGTTTGCTCCATGACTCAAAACAGATTTATGAAGATCAATTGGCCGCGGTGCATTCAGATAGCCAACGTGTTGGTACGACCGGAGAGCGCCCAGATTTAGCGTTGCTAGTGGATGGCCTGCAGGCTGAACGAGAGCAGGGGATCACCATTGATGTGGCGTATCGTTACTTCTCAACGCAGAAGCGTAAATTTATTATTGCCGATACACCAGGGCATGAGCAGTACACGCGCAATATGGCGACAGGGGCATCAACTTGTGATCTCGCAGTGATCTTAATTGATGCGCGCAAAGGCGTGTTGGATCAAACTCGTCGCCATTCATTTATCTCTAACTTGCTTGGTCTTAAGCATTTTGTGGTTGCGGTAAATAAGATGGATCTGGTGGACTATTCACAAGATCGTTTTGAACAAATCCGCGATGAGTACCTAGAGTTCTCAAAAAATCTTCATGGTGAAATTGATATCCAAATTATTCCCTTGTCCGCTCTTGAAGGCGATAACGTGGTTGAATCAAGTTCGAAAATGAGTTGGTTTGAAGGCAAACCGTTATTGGACATTCTTGAAAGCATCGATGTGGATCAAGAGAAAGAGGTCGGTGAGTTCCGTTTTCCTATTCAATACGTGAGTCGTCCTAATCTCGATTTTCGTGGTTTTGCTGGCACCATCGCCTCTGGCAGCGTGAATGTGGGTGATGAAGTATTGGTACTGCCTTCAGGTAAGGTTTCGAGAGTTGCACGTATCGTAACTTTTGATGGCGACCTAAACACGGCTCATTCGGGGCAAGCTGTCACACTGACCCTAGAAGATGAAATCGATATCAGTCGTGGTGATCTATTAGTACTTAAACAAGCAGACGTAGTTTCGAGTAACCATTTGCTGGCTGATGTGGTGTGGATGACGGAGCAGCCGCTGCAACCGGGTCGTGAATACGACATCAAGCTCGCCGGTAAAAAGACAGTAGGGCGCGTTGAGGCGATTCGTCATCAATACGACATCAACAATCTCTCTACCCATAGTGCAGCAGAGTTGCCATTGAACGGCATTGGTCTGTGTGAGTGGAGTCTAACCGAGTCGGTGGCTTTGGATAGCTATACCGAGTGCCAAGATACGGGGGGCTTTGTGGTGATTGACCGTCTGACTAATGTGACGGTTGGGGCTGGCCTAGTGCGTGAAAGCTTGAGCCAAATTGAGCAAAAAGCGGGTGACTTTTCTGCCTTTGAAGTGGAACTCAATGCGTTGGTTCGCAAGCATTTCCCACATTGGGGAGCCAAGGATCTTTCACAATTGTTAAAGTAGTTTGAATGCTACATGTTAGCGCTGCACTAAGAGTGGCGCTTGAGTTGGATAAAGTAAGGACGCGGTATGTGGCAACAAGGATTTGTGTTGGCTATCTTGCTTGGCATTGTGACATGCCTTGTCGCCACCCGTATTAAGCCGAGTTATATTTTTGCGGGGGCTGCGTTGATCGCGTTTCTCGCTGGGATGATCGAACTTAATGAAGTCGCGACCAACTTTACCAACTCTTCATTATTGACTTTAGTGCTGCTTATTCTCGCCTCGTGCGCACTGGAGAAGACATTACTGATTAGTTGGGTTAGTCGCAGCCTATCAACGGGACGTTTAGGTTCAGTAGTGGCGAAAATGGGCGTATCAACAGCGTTTCTATCTTCATTTACCAATAATACCGCCGTGGTCGTCTCTTTGATTGGTGCGATAAAACGCAATCAACAACATGCTCCATCTAAGCTTTTGATTCCATTGTCTTATGCTGCGATTTTAGGTGGCACTCTAACCTTGATCGGCACCTCAACCAACTTGATCATTAATAGTTTTGTTGAAGATGCAGGCCTTCCCAGTTTAGGTTTTTTTACTCCGACAATGATCGGTCTATCTGTGCTATTTGGCGGCTTATTGATCTTGATACCACTGAGCTACCTGTTACCTAACTACGATGATCAATCTCAAGATGAGTTGCCCTATTTTCTCGAAGCTCGCGTTGAGCCAGGATCGCCATTGGTTGGGCGAAGTGTAACGCAAAACAAACTAAGGGCATTGCGCAAATTGTTTTTGGCAGAAGTGATCCGTGAAGGGAAAACCATGCCATCGGTTGATCCACACTTCGTTCTTAAAGCGAATGACCGTTTGCTTTTTTGTGGCGATATCGAAAGTGTTGCGACGCTGCAAGAAATTCAAGGCTTAACGCTATTTGGTCAACATCATCTTAATGGACAAAGCTTTGTTGAAGTGGTGGTGAGTTCTTCAGCAAGCTTTTGCAATAAAACCCTTAAAACTAGCCACTTTCGTGACCGATTTGATGCGGTAGTAGTGGCGATTCGCCGAGGTCATGAGCGCTTAGAAGGTGGGCTCGGTAATATCACATTGAATGCTGGTGATACCTTAGTACTTGTCCCCGGAAAACGGTTTGAAGCAGAGCGTCGTGCGCATCGAAAAGAGTTTGTCTTGGTTAATGACCTCGATTCCAGTGCGCGTCTCGACTTGCAAAAATCCACCACGGTATTACTCGGTTTTAGTGCTGTTATTGCATTGGCATTGCTGGAGTGGGTACCGTTAATTAAAGGCTTAGCTGTTTTTCTTTTGGCTGCTCTATTTCTTGGCATTGTGCAGTTAGGTGAACTGCGTCGTCGTTTTCCGATTGATATTGTCGTGATAGTAGGCTCTGCGCTCTCTATTGCGCAGTTAATGCTCTCATCGGGTTTATCGGTCAAGCTTGGCCAGATGTTTATCGAAACCTTTAATGGTTGGGGAGTGTTTGGGGCAATAGTGGCGACTTACTTACTTACACTGATTTTGACCGAGTTAGTGACTAACAATGCCGCTGCAGCACTGGCGTTTCCGATTGGCTACAGTATGGCAATTGGCTATGGCGTCGATCCCATGCCTTTTGTTATGGCAGTACTTTTTGGTGCTAGCGCTAGTTTTATCTCTCCTTATGGCTACCAAACGAACTTATTGGTTTATAGCGTAGGCAATTACAAATTAACTGATTACGTGAGGGTTGGGATTCCAATTTCTATTGTGTACTCAGTGCTGGTATTGGCATTGATCCCAATCTTTTTCCCGTATTAAAGGACTAACCTATGACAACAGAAACTAACGTTAAAGATGAAAATATAGTTTGGCATCAGCATACGGTAGACAAAAATTTCCGCGCCAATCTAAAGCATCAGAAACCAGTTGTGCTTTGGTTTACCGGTTTGTCTGGAGCTGGGAAGTCGACGGTTGCTGGTGCACTTGAGAACCAACTCGCGGAGTTGGGCTATCATACCTACCTCCTAGACGGTGATAATGTTCGTCATGGTTTATGCAGTGATTTGGGGTTCTCGGAGCAAGATCGCCGTGAAAATATTCGTCGTATTGGTGAGTTAGCTAAGTTGATGGCAGATGCTGGCTTAATTGTGCTTTCTGCTTTTATTTCTCCTCATCGGGTTGAGCGACAACTTGTGCGCGAACTCCTTCCAGATGGTGAGTTTCTGGAAGTGTTCGTAAATACTTCACTGGATGTGTGCGAGCAGCGCGACCCCAAAGGCTTATATAAGAAAGCGCGTGCGGGAGAAATTGCCAATTTCACCGGCATTGATTCTGAATATGAAGCGCCCTTGGCGGCAGAAATTGATTTGCCTGCTGGCGAGTTGCCGATCGAAGCGTTGGTCGAGCTATGTGTGCAAGAGCTAAAGCAGCGCGCAATTATTCGCTAGTGAACTTAGCCTGAGATTAAGTCGCGGATAACAGCATGAGTTGCTTTTGAGCTACCATGATCTCAAAGCTTATGTATCTGCAGAATACGCGCATTTGGTTACCCATGATCCAATTGCTTGTAACCGTGATGTGCCTTAGCTAGTCAACTGTAAGAGTTATTGGGTTATGATGATCTTAGAGCTTGTTGAGGTTGTGTTTAGTGAAAGGTTACCGATAGGTCAAGAGCTCGTTTAACTATCTTTTACAGGTTTTGGTTACCCATGTGCTAAAAGCTCTCACCAGGGGTAAAAATGGAAAAAGCTTCCCGAGGGAAGCTTTTTGAATATGGGTAGGTCAACGGCTACTCGAAGCAAATTTCGATAAAAGCGTTACCCCATTGAGAGGTAAATGGCATGATGATGATTGCACCTTCACACTTATGACGTATGGTATGACCTTTACCAGACACAACGACAGGCGTCGCCATATCAAAGTCGAAGCCACTTTCCGCTAAAATGCGTTTAGCACCACCAGTCACCATATTGGTAATCTCACCAACCATATCGGTCACTTCGTCATTTAAGCCGTTAGGGCGCTCGCCTAGCATATTTTGCATAATTTCTAGTGCTAAGCTTTCATCAAAAGTAATCGACATAGAACCGCGAGTTTGCGGACCAACCATCCCGATTAGACCTGACACATCACCACGTGCGATTTCATCTTTCTTTACACGAGGCTTTTGCGGCTTCAGTTCTAGTGAAGCCATCGTTTTCAGGACGTTCATCAATGAAGCCAAAAACGGGTTTACAAATTCAGCGCGCATATTCTTCTTCTATATCTTTATTCTTTAATATCAGCGAGGCATGACTGACAAACACCATGTGACTCAATCACGTGATTGGTGATCTTAAAGCCATGCTTTTCTGCATTACTAGCCAATAAGGCTACCAAACTATCATCCTGCAGTTCAATAACGTTACTACATTTGTCGCAGATTAGAAGATGCGAGTAATGTTTATGTGCGTTACACGAGCAACATTGAATAAAACTGTTCGTTGACTCGACTCGATGGATAAAACCTTGTTCCAATAAAAAGTCTAGAGCACGATAGACTGTTGGTGGCTTTGCCTGAGGTTCACTGAGCTTAAGTTGCTCTAGCAATTCGTAAGCGCTAGATGCCTTTGGGCTAGCACAGATTAATTGAAAAACCTGCTTTCGTTGCGGCGTTAACCTAACGCCTCTTGCCGCACAAATGTCTTCGATTTGTTTGAGTAGCTTGTGGTCCAAATTTTCCACCATAACGATTGGACTTTTCAATAATATACCACTCAATTATGAGCAGTGGGCATTATTCGAGTCATTATGATAAGACCTACGAGACTTTACTCAAGTATCGAGGTGAATCAGTTTGCCGTACTTTAGATCTATCTAACTTATCAAAATATCTAAGAAAACGATACTATTGAAGATAAATTGGCACCTAACTTGGGAAGAGATTACAATATTCGCCCTATTTTTGGCTTTAACCTACTTCATTAGACTGGAATCAGACTTATGACTCACTCGTGCAAGTTCTCTATCGCTCCAATGTTGGATTGGACCGACCGTCACTGTCGATACTTTCATCGCTTACTTTCTAGCGAGACTCAACTGTATACAGAAATGGTGACTACCGGCGCCATTATCCATGGTAAAGGCGATTTCCTTGCATACAACGAGGAAGAGCATCCATTGGTACTGCAATTGGGTGGTTCTAATCCTGCGGACCTTGCGACTTGCGCCAAGTTAGCGGCAGAGCGCGGTTATGATGAAATTAACCTAAACGTTGGCTGCCCATCAGATCGTGTGCAAAACGGTCGTTTCGGTGCTTGCCTGATGGCAGAACCATTGCTGGTGGCTGAATGTGTTGCGGCGATGAAAGAAGTGGTGGATATTCCAGTTAACGTAAAGACGCGCATTGGTATTGATGATCAAGACTCGTATGAGTTTTTGACCGACTTTGTTTCAACGGTTTCTGAAAAAGGCGGCTGTGAGCAGTTTACTATTCACGCGCGTAAAGCTTGGTTGTCTGGTTTGAGCCCGAAAGAGAACCGTGAAATTCCACCATTGGATTACCCTCGAGCTTATCAACTCAAGAAAGATTTCTCTCATTTGGTGATTGCCGTAAACGGTGGAGTAAAAACCCTTGAAGAGACCAAAGAACACCTATTGCATTTAGATGGTGTAATGGTGGGGCGTGAAGCGTATCAAAACCCTTACATTCTAGCGGAAGTCGATCAGCAGATTTTTGGTTTAGATAAACCCGTGAAGAAGCGTACTCAGGTTGTCGAGGAAATGTACCCGTACATTGAAGCGCAATTATCGAAAGGGGTTTACTTAGGTCACATCACTCGTCATATGTTGGGATTGTTCCAAAATATGCCGGGAGCACGTCAATGGCGCCGCCATATTAGTGAAAACGCACATAAGCCAGGCTCTGGTATTGAAGTTGTTGAAGCGGCGCTGGCAAAAATCCCTAAAGAGCTAAATGTGTAAAATTTACCAACCATAGTGGTAAAAAATACCTACTTAGTGATGATTAAAAGCTCTCATTTTGAGGGCTTTTTTGTTAATTCAATAAAATCAATAAGATGGATCGTGTCGCAAACTTGGCATACTTCCTGCGATATCTCAGAGAAAGAAAGGAGAAACGTTATGTTTGAGATTATCTTTGTTCTGATTTTTATTGCGACGTTATTGGTGACGGGTGTCACTATGTTAACAGTATTTGCCGCGGCGGGTTTTGCATTAGCGATTATGGTACTGCTTGGTATGGTCGGCGCAGTGATTAAAATATTGCCATGGTTGATTGTCATCGCGATTGGTATTTGGTTCTTCAAAAACCATGTGCATACATCGAGATAATCATTGTGCAAATCTAAAAGCCTAATGGACTGCAGTGCTGAGCGATAGCGTGGCTGGGTCGTAACTTGATAACGATATGAAGTTGCTGAGCACGATCATTTTTTAAACGTCATTATGTAATGGCGTTTTTTTATACCTTTTTACGATAAAGCTTAAGTTTTTATTAGCAGTTTTCTCCTGATGAACCATGCTTAAAGAGACAAGGATCGTTATGTAGAGAAATAATTATGACCATCAACGAACTGCGCGCGCTATACAGAGAAAATCAGTTAGTCGAGGCCATCATTGAACCCTCTGCCGAGGAAGGGTTATGGGTTGTTGAGTTTCGTCACGCTCAAGGTGGTTTCCTTCTCCTGACTGATGCTCATGGCGAAGAGTGTCATTATGGCAATCTCGATGTGGCTTCCAAATCCGCCATGGCAGTCGGATTTAATCAAGTGCGCATTGAAGATCAGCGGCCTCTTTAACGTACATATTGGTAACGCACTACGTTGCCAAAAACGTCCGATCTATTGATAAACCGATGGCGGTAAAGTGCGATTATCTTGCTGCCTTCAGCCCCGCGTTACTCCCAAAAGTTATAAAACATTCACTTCTATTCTTTCTTGTTATTAAAAAGAGTGGTTAATCTATCACCACGCAATGAACAGGGATGTCGAGACCATGTCTTTAAATAAGAAAGAGTCTTCAGCCAATGGAGAGCTCTCGCAAGCAAATACACCAGAACTACCATCAATCGCTAGCCCTCTTAATGATCAACAATTAGGTCAGTTACAGCAAACGGTATCAAGTTTGTCTTCTCAGCAACTGGCATGGGTGAGTGGTTACTTCTGGGGTTTAGCCCAAAATCAACCTGCAGCCGCCGCAGCGCCGATTAGTCAAGCCGCGGCTTCAGTCGCAGCCAAACCGGCGGGTAAGTTAACCATTATCTTTGCTTCGCAAACAGGTAACGCCAAAGGTGTCGCCGAAGAGCTAGAGCAAGAAGCGAAAGCTCAAGGTATTGCCGTTGAGCTATTTGATGCTAGTGACTACAAAGGTAAGAACCTAGCCAAAGAGACTCACGTTATCGTAGTTGCTTCTACCAATGGTGAAGGTGAGGCGCCGGATAATGCCATCGAACTGCATGAGTTTTTGCAATCAAAGAAAGCGCCAAAGCTACCAAACTTAAAATACGGTGTTATTGGTCTGGGTGATTCTAGTTACGAGTTTTTCTGTCAAACCGGTAAAGATTTTGATGCTTACTTAGCAAAGTTGGGTGCGACATCTTTTATTGATCGTATTGATTGTGATGTCGATTACGAAGCGCCAGCTAAAGAGTGGCGCGAGAAAGCACTCGATACTGTCAAAGATGATCTCTCATCAGGCGCTGAAGCGGAAGTCGTACAATTGCCTGTAGGGCAAGCTGCGGCTGGCCACTCGCAATACAACAAGCAAAATCCCTATACCGCGACACTATTAACCAGTCAGAAAATTACTGGGCGAGATTCAGGTAAGGATGTCCGCCATATTGAAATTGATCTCGATGGCTCAGGCATTACTTATCAACCAGGTGATGCTTTGGGTGTCTGGTACCAAAATAGCTCTGAGCTTGCTAATGCTATTTTGGCCAAAGCCGGTCTGTCTGGAGTAGAAAGCGTTGATGTAGACGGAGAAAGCCTTTCGATTCACAGCGCTCTGGTGGCGAAATATGAAATCACTGCAGCCAATCCACAGTTAGTCACCAAATTTGCTGAATTGTCAGGCAGTAAAAAACTGCAAAAGCTGGTGGAAGATAAAGACAAACTGCGCGAGTACGCGGGCAATACTCAAGTTATCGACGTACTGGCTGAGAAGAAAACCAAATTGAGTGCACAAGAACTGGTTGGCTTGCTCCGCCGGTTGACGCCTCGTCTTTACTCTATAGCCTCAGCCCAATCTGAAGTGGAAGACGAAGTTCATCTTACTGTTGGGGTGGTTGAGTACCAACAAGGTGAAGATACCCGCTTTGGTGGCGCATCAAGTTACCTCTCTCACCGTTTAGAAGAGGGAGGAGAAGTTAAGGTGTTTATTGAAAACAACAATAACTTCAAACTTCCTCAAGATGACAACACGCCAGTGATCATGATTGGTCCAGGTACGGGGATTGCGCCATTCCGCAGTTTTATTCAAGAGCGTGATAATCGAGATGCTGAAGGAAAGAACTGGTTATTCTTTGGCGATCGTACCTTTACTCAAGATTTCCTCTACCAGGTGGAGTGGCAAAAATACCTTAAGTCAGGTTTGCTGACGCAACTCGATGTTGCCTTTAGTCGAGACCAGCAAGAGAAAGTGTATGTTCAACATCGCCTGTTAGAAAACGGTGCCCAAGTGTGGCAGTGGATTGAAGACGGTGCCTATCTATATGTCTGTGGTGATGCAACTCGCATGGCGAAAGATGTCCACGAGGCATTGGTTTCTATCGCGCAAGAGCACGGCAAACTAAGTAAAGAACAAGCAGAAGAGTTTATTAATAATCTGCGTAAGGAAAAACGTTACCAAAGGGATGTGTACTAATGAGCAAAGAACAACAACAAGTACTTGGTGAAGTATTAGGTCCTTATGCTGACAATGAACGCTTAAAGCGCGAAAGTAATTTTCTTCGCGGCACCATAGAGCAAGACCTGCAAGATCGTATTACGGGTGGCTTTACCGCGGATAATTTCCAACTGATCCGTTTTCACGGTATGTATCAGCAAGATGACCGCGACATTCGTAATGAGCGTGCAAAACAGAAACTCGAACCTTTGCACAATGTGATGCTACGTGCACGTATGCCGGGTGGCATCATTACGCCAAAGCAGTGGTTAGCCATCGATAAGTTTGCCAGTGAACATTCACTGTATGGCAGTATTCGTTTAACCACTCGTCAGACGTTTCAGTTCCATGGTGTCTTAAAGCCCAATATTAAGCTGATGCACCAAACGCTAAATAGTATTGGTATTGATTCCATCGCTACCGCAGGTGATGTGAATCGTAATGTGCTTTGTACCACCAACCCTGTGGAATCTGAACTTCATCAAGAAGCGTACGAATGGGCGAAAAAGATCAGTGAACATCTGCTACCTAAAACCAAAGCTTATGCTGAGATTTGGTTAGATGGTGAGAAAGTAGAAACGACCGAAGATGATGAGCCTATTCTTGGTAAGCACTATTTACCACGTAAGTTCAAAACCACAGTAGTCATTCCCCCACAAAATGATGTGGATGTGCATGCCAATGACCTGAACTTTGTTGCCATTGCTGAAAACGGCAAGCTAGTTGGCTTTAATGTGCTGGTGGGTGGTGGTCTTGCAATGACGCATGGTGATACGTCGACGTATGCACGTCGTGCAGATGACTTTGGTTATGTCCCACTAGATAAGACATTAGATGTTGCCGCCGCTGTTGTCACGACGCAGCGAGATTGGGGGAACCGCTCAAATCGTAAAAACGCCAAAACCAAATATACGCTTGACCGCGTCGGTATTGATGTATTCAAAGCCGAAGTAGAGAAGCGCGCTGACGTCAAGTTTGCGTCCAGCCGACCTTATGAGTTTACCGAGCGAGGAG
This is a stretch of genomic DNA from Vibrio panuliri. It encodes these proteins:
- the cysC gene encoding adenylyl-sulfate kinase, which gives rise to MTTETNVKDENIVWHQHTVDKNFRANLKHQKPVVLWFTGLSGAGKSTVAGALENQLAELGYHTYLLDGDNVRHGLCSDLGFSEQDRRENIRRIGELAKLMADAGLIVLSAFISPHRVERQLVRELLPDGEFLEVFVNTSLDVCEQRDPKGLYKKARAGEIANFTGIDSEYEAPLAAEIDLPAGELPIEALVELCVQELKQRAIIR
- the cobA gene encoding uroporphyrinogen-III C-methyltransferase; amino-acid sequence: MASKDTVSQFPLKHLHNKHHDTHRPSLMTKSQLHAGEVALVGAGPGDAELLTVKALSFIQQADVVLYDYLVSDDILALIPNHTILVCVGKRAGHHSVPQEKTNQLLVDFAKQGHKVVRIKGGDPFVFGRGGEELEVLAEAGVRFQVIPGITAAAGATAYAGIPLTHRDYAQTAMFITGHLKAESDDMDWSTLARGNQTLVIYMGLMKSDYIQQQLVSHGRNASTPIAIIERGTQSCQKVFKGQLSELATLAQDAQSPSLIVIGEVVALAEKLQWFNQDDVTTLEKKVTQRHYA
- a CDS encoding chemotaxis protein CheX, translating into MRAEFVNPFLASLMNVLKTMASLELKPQKPRVKKDEIARGDVSGLIGMVGPQTRGSMSITFDESLALEIMQNMLGERPNGLNDEVTDMVGEITNMVTGGAKRILAESGFDFDMATPVVVSGKGHTIRHKCEGAIIIMPFTSQWGNAFIEICFE
- the zur gene encoding zinc uptake transcriptional repressor Zur, producing MVENLDHKLLKQIEDICAARGVRLTPQRKQVFQLICASPKASSAYELLEQLKLSEPQAKPPTVYRALDFLLEQGFIHRVESTNSFIQCCSCNAHKHYSHLLICDKCSNVIELQDDSLVALLASNAEKHGFKITNHVIESHGVCQSCLADIKE
- a CDS encoding SLC13 family permease, with the translated sequence MWQQGFVLAILLGIVTCLVATRIKPSYIFAGAALIAFLAGMIELNEVATNFTNSSLLTLVLLILASCALEKTLLISWVSRSLSTGRLGSVVAKMGVSTAFLSSFTNNTAVVVSLIGAIKRNQQHAPSKLLIPLSYAAILGGTLTLIGTSTNLIINSFVEDAGLPSLGFFTPTMIGLSVLFGGLLILIPLSYLLPNYDDQSQDELPYFLEARVEPGSPLVGRSVTQNKLRALRKLFLAEVIREGKTMPSVDPHFVLKANDRLLFCGDIESVATLQEIQGLTLFGQHHLNGQSFVEVVVSSSASFCNKTLKTSHFRDRFDAVVVAIRRGHERLEGGLGNITLNAGDTLVLVPGKRFEAERRAHRKEFVLVNDLDSSARLDLQKSTTVLLGFSAVIALALLEWVPLIKGLAVFLLAALFLGIVQLGELRRRFPIDIVVIVGSALSIAQLMLSSGLSVKLGQMFIETFNGWGVFGAIVATYLLTLILTELVTNNAAAALAFPIGYSMAIGYGVDPMPFVMAVLFGASASFISPYGYQTNLLVYSVGNYKLTDYVRVGIPISIVYSVLVLALIPIFFPY
- the dusA gene encoding tRNA dihydrouridine(20/20a) synthase DusA, with the protein product MTHSCKFSIAPMLDWTDRHCRYFHRLLSSETQLYTEMVTTGAIIHGKGDFLAYNEEEHPLVLQLGGSNPADLATCAKLAAERGYDEINLNVGCPSDRVQNGRFGACLMAEPLLVAECVAAMKEVVDIPVNVKTRIGIDDQDSYEFLTDFVSTVSEKGGCEQFTIHARKAWLSGLSPKENREIPPLDYPRAYQLKKDFSHLVIAVNGGVKTLEETKEHLLHLDGVMVGREAYQNPYILAEVDQQIFGLDKPVKKRTQVVEEMYPYIEAQLSKGVYLGHITRHMLGLFQNMPGARQWRRHISENAHKPGSGIEVVEAALAKIPKELNV
- the cysN gene encoding sulfate adenylyltransferase subunit CysN; the protein is MNSAVEAQLAELGIEGYLKQHQYKSLLRFLTCGSVDDGKSTLIGRLLHDSKQIYEDQLAAVHSDSQRVGTTGERPDLALLVDGLQAEREQGITIDVAYRYFSTQKRKFIIADTPGHEQYTRNMATGASTCDLAVILIDARKGVLDQTRRHSFISNLLGLKHFVVAVNKMDLVDYSQDRFEQIRDEYLEFSKNLHGEIDIQIIPLSALEGDNVVESSSKMSWFEGKPLLDILESIDVDQEKEVGEFRFPIQYVSRPNLDFRGFAGTIASGSVNVGDEVLVLPSGKVSRVARIVTFDGDLNTAHSGQAVTLTLEDEIDISRGDLLVLKQADVVSSNHLLADVVWMTEQPLQPGREYDIKLAGKKTVGRVEAIRHQYDINNLSTHSAAELPLNGIGLCEWSLTESVALDSYTECQDTGGFVVIDRLTNVTVGAGLVRESLSQIEQKAGDFSAFEVELNALVRKHFPHWGAKDLSQLLK
- the pspG gene encoding envelope stress response protein PspG, whose product is MFEIIFVLIFIATLLVTGVTMLTVFAAAGFALAIMVLLGMVGAVIKILPWLIVIAIGIWFFKNHVHTSR